From the genome of Fundulus heteroclitus isolate FHET01 chromosome 7, MU-UCD_Fhet_4.1, whole genome shotgun sequence, one region includes:
- the LOC105927511 gene encoding protein CXorf21: MLCEGRLLSMTYGEMEEMDSLPSQKTFHFAGGPPKGSLTPTASRPAPLACHSPLKEAGGTEGFRAAVDLVISPLSTSHLQGVHARRQMSAEMEIPAQTHSDCGNSPFVVPSFCQSICQNYSDLHIAGEQVLPLSANDADLRVCAEVQPVRPFLQSCDVPPAVEDSPPGQRGLQNLLRRGSNHWRQVSGRNPSFMFQGHEGPFSNSLLNHYLEQKVLDLYQQYMMENMAREGAPGTHGDAGVICPLLGSELVLTSLDQITQQLSREGNMEAGLAKDMVLSCLLRVASDLQSGEISTPFLQISNEASRELLTESTQE, translated from the coding sequence ATGCTGTGTGAAGGGAGACTGCTGAGCATGACCTACGGCGAGATGGAGGAGATGGACTCGCTGCCTTCTCAGAAGACTTTTCACTTTGCTGGGGGGCCGCCAAAAGGCTCCCTCACACCAACCGCCTCCAGACCCGCTCCACTAGCTTGTCACAGCCCCTTGAAGGAAGCAGGAGGCACAGAGGGTTTCAGGGCTGCAGTCGACCTGGTTATCTCTCCCTTGTCAACCTCACATCTCCAGGGAGTACATGCAAGGAGGCAGATGTCTGCAGAGATGGAAATCCCTGCCCAAACTCATTCTGACTGTGGTAATTCCCCCTTCGTGGTTCCCTCCTTCTGCCAGAGCATCTGTCAAAACTACAGCGACCTCCATATTGCGGGCGAGCAGGTGTTGCCTCTCTCAGCCAATGATGCAGATTTGAGGGTCTGTGCTGAGGTGCAGCCCGTGCGGCCCTTCCTACAGTCATGTGATGTCCCGCCGGCGGTGGAGGATTCTCCTCCAGGACAGCGAGGTCTGCAGAACCTGCTCAGGAGAGGTTCAAACCACTGGAGACAGGTGAGCGGCCGCAATCCCAGCTTTATGTTCCAGGGTCACGAGGGACCCTTCTCCAATTCCCTCCTGAATCATTACCTAGAGCAGAAAGTCCTGGATCTATACCAGCAGTACATGATGGAGAACATGGCGAGGGAGGGAGCTCCCGGTACCCACGGGGATGCCGGCGTGATTTGCCCCCTGCTGGGCTCAGAGCTTGTTCTCACCAGCCTCGACCAGATCACCCAACAGCTCAGCCGGGAAGGCAACATGGAGGCCGGCCTGGCCAAGGACATGGTCCTGAGCTGTCTTCTGCGGGTGGCCAGTGACCTGCAGTCGGGGGAGATCAGCACTCCCTTCCTGCAGATTTCCAATGAGGCCTCAAGGGAGCTGCTCACCGAGAGTACGCAGGAATAa